From the genome of Mesorhizobium japonicum MAFF 303099, one region includes:
- a CDS encoding DUF3606 domain-containing protein yields the protein MTDDKNKLGYQDRGRVSGDEEYEVGYFASKFGLSIPQVRELIAKHGNDRDTLEREAKALKGR from the coding sequence ATGACCGACGACAAAAACAAGCTTGGCTATCAGGATCGCGGCCGCGTGAGCGGCGATGAGGAATACGAAGTCGGCTATTTTGCGAGCAAATTCGGCCTGTCTATCCCGCAGGTCCGAGAGCTGATTGCAAAGCACGGCAATGACCGCGACACGTTGGAACGCGAGGCCAAAGCCCTCAAAGGTCGGTAA